One window of the Piliocolobus tephrosceles isolate RC106 chromosome 17, ASM277652v3, whole genome shotgun sequence genome contains the following:
- the MAF gene encoding transcription factor Maf has product MASELAMSNSDLPTSPLAMEYVNDFDLMKFEVKKEPVETDRIISQCGRLIAGGSLSSTPMSTPCSSVPPSPSFSAPSPGSGSEQKAHLEDYYWMTGYPQQLNPEALGFSPEDAVEALISNSHQLQGGFDGYARGAQQLAAAAGAGAGASLGGSGEEMGPAAAVVSAVIAAAAAQSGAGPHYHHHHHHAAGGLHFDDRFSDEQLVTMSVRELNRQLRGVSKEEVIRLKQKRRTLKNRGYAQSCRFKRVQQRHVLESEKNQLLQQVDHLKQEISRLVRERDAYKEKYEKLVSSGFRENGSSSDNPSSPEFFITEPTRKLEPSVGYATFWKPQHRVLTSVFTK; this is encoded by the exons atggcatcagaACTGGCAATGAGCAACTCTGACCTGCCCACCAGTCCCCTGGCCATGGAATATGTTAATGACTTCGATCTGATGAAGTTTGAAGTGAAAAAGGAACCGGTGGAGACCGACCGCATCATCAGCCAGTGCGGTCGTCTCATCGCCGGGGGCTCGCTGTCCTCCACCCCCATGAGCACGCCGTGCAGCTCGgtgcccccttcccccagcttctCGGCGCCCAGCCCGGGCTCGGGCAGCGAGCAGAAGGCGCACCTGGAAGACTACTACTGGATGACCGGCTACCCGCAGCAGCTGAACCCCGAGGCGCTGGGCTTCAGCCCCGAGGACGCGGTCGAGGCGCTCATCAGCAACAGCCACCAGCTCCAGGGCGGCTTCGATGGCTACGCGCGCGGGGCGCAGCAGCTGGCCGCGGCGGCCGGGGCCGGCGCCGGCGCCTCCCTGGGCGGCAGCGGCGAGGAGATGGGCCCCGCCGCCGCCGTGGTGTCCGCCGTGATCGCCGCAGCCGCCGCGCAGAGCGGCGCGGGCCcgcactaccaccaccaccac CACCACGCCGCCGGCGGCCTGCACTTCGACGACCGCTTCTCCGACGAGCAGCTGGTGACCATGTCGGTGCGCGAGCTGAACCGGCAGCTGCGCGGGGTCAGCAAGGAGGAGGTGATCCGGCTGAAGCAGAAGAGGCGGACCCTGAAAAACCGCGGCTATGCCCAGTCCTGCCGCTTCAAGAGGGTGCAGCAGAGACACGTCCTGGAGTCGGAGAAGAACCAGCTGCTGCAGCAAGTCGACCACCTCAAGCAGGAGATCTCCAGGCTGGTGCGCGAGAGGGACGCGTACAAGGAGAAATACGAGAAGTTGGTGAGCAGCGGCTTCCGAGAAAACGGCTCGAGCAGCGACAACCCGTCCTCTCCCGAGTTTTTCAT AACTGAGCCCACTCGCAAGTTGGAGCCATCAGTGGGATACGCCACATTTTGGAAGCCCCAGCATCGTGTACTTACCAGTGTGTTCACAAAATGA